GGTTCCAGACATCCCAGGTTTCCGCAAGATCCTGCCCCGCTCAGATTACATCATCATCCCCAAGAGCAGCCTGCAGGAGGACCGGAGCTGCCCTCAGCTAGAACTGTGCGTGGCTCAGAACCAGGTGTCCCCCAAGGGACCTCCTCTTGTATCCAGCACTGCCCCAGAGACAGTGCCCAGCCATGCAGGCGTGGCAGAGCAGTGCCTGGCTGTGGAGGCTCTGGCTGAGGAGGTGGGAGCCCTCACCCAGCCAGGCGCCGCCTTGCAGGAGATGCGCACCTCAGACATCCTCAGCCAGGACGTGCTTCTAGAGGAGGCTTCCCTGGAGGTCGGAGAGAGCCACCAGCCTTACCAGACAAGCCTGGTAATCGAAGAGACCTTAGTGAACGGCTCAGCGGACCTCCCTGCCGGAAGCCTGGCCGTGCCCCCCTCCCAGGTTGGGGAGGGCGTTTCAGTGGTAACAGTCGTGCGGGTGAGTGGCTTTGGTCCTCCGGCTTCATCTGTTAAACACTCTGCGAGCACCATGCACTGTGCTTCTGGAGCAGCTGTAATTAAGATGTCTACATGGCCTCTGGTGGGGTTGGAGTTCTGAATGGTTGGTTGTCCCTGGTTTTGCTTCCGAGTTCTCTTGAATTTCTCAGGCATTCTCGTCAGCTTCTCCTTGCCTAGGGTAACCAGGATTTTCTTCACTTGAGACAGTACATGAAAAACATTTGTAGGAGAATAGTAGTTGGATTATATCCATGAGTCAAAGCGAGGATCCATCAATCTGTTAGTATTGATCAGGATTTTATGttctctgaaaaatatttcagtaaacACGGTGGCGCCTTGGACCGTATATGAGAATTTTCATAAGGTCTTCGTGGGTACAGGTGGGGTAAGACGGAAGTTCTTTTGAAGGCTGAGTTGTGGAATCTCAGAGGAGAGAGCGAGACTCTCTCCAGCGGCCTAAGTACCATGCCCAGGCGAGGGGAAAGCAGCAGTCTCAGGGATCCCACAGTCCGATGTCCAGGAGGCGGTTGGACACCATGCAGTAGTGTATCTTTGGAGAAGGAAGCCCTTCTCTGCTGCCTGAGACCAGCATCCTCCAGTCCCTGTCGCCTTGGTGGAAGACAGCAGGTACCCCTGCAAAGAATCTGTGCCGGGCCTACATCGTTTTTGCTATCTGttgtcccagtgctggctgtaTCAATGAAGCTGGGCACTGATCTGCTTAAAACAGGTTAACATTTGACAGGCTCAGAGGAATTGTATTCCTTCATTAACTGTTTATGTCAGGTGTCCCTGAGTCTCAAAAAACTCCAGTTTTCTGGTCTGTACAGTGATAGCACATTTCCTGTGGGTACTAGTTTTCTTCATCTTGGTTGTTAactgaactttttaaattttttcctttgcCTACAGGATTCCAGTGACAATAACTCCTCTGCACCAGCCACACAGTTCATCATGTTGCCTCTTCCTGCCTACTCAGTTGTGGAGAACCCCACCTCCATCAAACTGGTCAGTATGTGAGGAATTAAGGGCTTCATGAGCATTCTCTTCCAACTATGTTATAAAAGTCTTAGACTCCGAGAACACTAGGACTGACAGGTCTCTGGGATTACCTGGTCTGGACGTCTTTAACTGGAGTTTGCTGTAGCTAAAGCTCTACAGAATCCATGGACTTCCCTCAAGTTACATACAAACTTTCTCTGGGGGATGTTTTCCTGGGATGGATTCCATGGCTTTTATCAAATGTTCAGAACCTTACATTACTTAGAAAAGTGAAGGAACCACAGGTGAAAATCAAAAAAACCCAGATGAGGAAGTACCTGTTCAAGGGCACCTAGCTGAGAAATCAGAACCAGGATTCTGGCTTCTTGATTctgtttatttatcattttttaaaaaaagatttatttatttgaaagtcagagttacacagagcaggagaggcagagagagagagagatcttccatccgatggttcactccccagttgaccgcaatggccagagctggcagatccgaagccaggagccaggagtgtcttctgggtctcctgcgcgggtgcaggggcccaaggatttgggccatcctctacagctttcccaggccatagcagagatctggatcagaagaggagcagccgggactagaaccagcgcccatatgggatgctggcactttaggccagggtgttaacctgctgcaccacatcgccagccccttaTTTATCATTCTAATCACACACTGCATCATCTAGGctaacatatttattatatttaatatctGGTATAAAGTAATTGTTTTTCTGTGTATTGAGCATGTATCCTGTAGTTTTACTAAATTCATTAGTTCTTGAGTTTTCTGTAggttctgttgattttttttttatgatttattttatttatttgaaaggcagagttacacagagcagagacgagggagagatcttccacgtgcttgttcactcctcagatggcagtagcagctggggctgagccaggccaaaaccagaagcttcatcgtGGTCCCGAATGTGCATGcgggggcctgaggacttgggccatcttgctttcccaggcactttagctgggagttggatcagaagtagagcagtcaggactcaaacttgcacccatacaggatgctgacgcCACAGCGGGAGGGGGCTAAACCTGTTACTCCGTTAACACCTTTCCCTCTATTGGATTTTCCTACACAATCTTGTACTCTGAGTAAAAAccattttggggccggtgccgcggctcaataggctaatcctccacctagcggcgccggcacactgtgtttagtcccggtcggggcgccggattctgtcccggttgcccctcttccaggccagctctctgctatggccagggagtgcagtggaggatggcccaagtgcttgggccctgtaccccatgggagaccaggataagtacctggctcctgcctttggatcagcgcagtgcgccggccgcagcgtgccagccgtggcggccatttggagggtgaaccaacggcaaaaggaagacctttctctctgtctctctctctcactatccactctgtcaaaaaacaaacaaacaaaaaccattttgtatttttctttctatccTAGATTCCCAATTTCTTGTTCTTGCTTTATTTCATTGTCTAGGCCCTCCAGTACAATGCTGAATAGAAGTGATAAGAGCCaatatctttattttgtttcttaggGAGAAAGAATTCAGTCTTTCACCATTAAGTGTAGCATCAGCTATAGGCTTTTCACGGATGTTATTCCTAACTTTTCAGGAGTTTTATCAAGAGTTGGATGTTGGGTTTTatcagatatttttttctgtgtctgttgatAAGATTGTGTGGATATTCTTCTCTAGTTTAATAATGTGATGAACTTCCTTttaggtctttttaaaatttatttttatttaaatgtttttttgaagatgtaattatttaagagatagttacagacagagagaggtagagacagagaggtcttccatctgctggttcataccccaaatggcctcaacgtctggagctgggctgatctgaagccaggagccaggagtttcctccaggtctcccacatgggtccaggggcccaaacacttgggccttcttccactgctttcccaggccattagcagggagctagattggaagtagggcagccgggacatgaacaagcacccatatgggatgctggcactgcaggctgaggcttaatggactatgccacagtgccagccccttgagtgagcttattgtattttaaagaatttgtccATCTCATCTAAGCTGCCAAATTTATTAACAAAGGTGTTCATGACATTCCCATAtgacctttaaaaaatagttgcaTACATAACAGattttaccattttaaccatttttaggtGTACAGTTATGGCATTAAGTGCATTCACAGTGTTGTGTAGTCATTACCAATATCCATTTCCAGAACTGTTCTGTCATCCTAAACAGGAAGTTTACCTAGTAAATCAttacccttcctcccttctcccagctCTAATAACCTCTGTTCTGTCTTTAGTCATTGAATTTGTGCCTCAAATAAATGGGATCATACTAATATTATAATTTTGTATGTGACTTTCttgatgttttcaaagttcaCACATCATGTATCAGGATTACATTTTTACGACTGAGTATCCCATTCTGGATACATGCCACATTCTGTTTATCCATTTCTGTGTTGATGGACTCTTGAGTTGTTTGCACCTTCTGGccgttgtgaataatgctgctattcGTGAACTTTGGTATACAAATAGTAGTTTGAATCCCTGCTTTCTGTTCTTGTGGGTATACAGCTAGGAGTGAAATTGCGGGGTCACATGGTAAATTTATGTTTAGCTTTTTgagggactcttttttttttttcaattaggtcttatttatttatcttacattTATCATGCCATGAATTCATAAGGAATGGGTTCCAGCAGCTCAggctcctttccattggttctgacaaagtgggcttctctgggtggagcaggctgacgctttagttgaacccaggtacccttctctttggcttccttcttcttctgatcattttccttcacaCGTTTCAAGAAGCTATCTCTGCTCTTAGAGTGCTTAATGTGTTCAATACGCACATTTATTCTCTTGGCAAGAATCTTGCCTTTCACTTGTTTGTTTACAACAATGCCAACAGCATGCTGGGTAACATTGTAGACTCTTCCAGTTTTTCCATGGTAACATTTATGGGGCATTCCTTTTTGAACAGTACCCATTCCCTTGATGTCCACAATGTCACCTTTCTTGTAAATGCGCATGTATGTGGCCAAAGGAACAACTCCATGTTTTCTGAAAGGCCTGGAGAACATGTACCGGGTACCTCGcctctttccctttgtgttcGTCATCTTGGCGAATTACTGGAAGATGGCGGCTCCGGCCGAAAGGAAGCTTTTTGAGGGACTCTTAACATCTATAGAATCTACTGGTTTCATGTCTCATTCCTGATTTGGGTAATTGGGATCTACAGTTTTTTCTTGGGAAGCCTGGCTAGAGATTTATCAATTTTACTGAACCAGCTTtggttttctgtcttgtttttgctttgtttcactGATCTCTGCCCTATTATGAATCATTAACTTTTCTTCTAATTTCTAAAGGTGGACACTGACATTGATTTGAgatatttcttttatattatataatactttttttttaagctttattgatttgaaagagttacacagagagagatcttctatcccctggttcactccccatttggctgcagtggccggagctgtgctaatccgaagccaggagcttcttccaggtctcctacgtgggtgcaggggcccaaggacttgggccattttccactgctttcccaggccatagcagagagctggattggaagtggatcagtcgAGAcctgaagtggtgcccatatgggatgccggcactgcaggtggtgactttacccgctgtgccacagtactggccccatagAATACATTATGATTTACTTCTTAGACCTTCTGATTTACTTCATGGTATTAGAAGCGGATTACTTGGCcctatgctgtggtgcagcaggttaaggcaccagcttcccatatttgagtcctggctgctccatttctgatccagctccctgctaaagtacctaggaaggcaatggaagatggcccaagtccttgggcccctgcacccatgtgggagacccagtcttggccattttAGA
Above is a genomic segment from Oryctolagus cuniculus chromosome 6, mOryCun1.1, whole genome shotgun sequence containing:
- the LOC138850185 gene encoding large ribosomal subunit protein eL21; the protein is MTNTKGKRRGTRYMFSRPFRKHGVVPLATYMRIYKKGDIVDIKGMGTVQKGMPHKCYHGKTGRVYNVTQHAVGIVVNKQVKGKILAKRINVRIEHIKHSKSRDSFLKRVKENDQKKKEAKEKGTWVQLKRQPAPPREAHFVRTNGKEPELLEPIPYEFMA